A part of Clostridia bacterium genomic DNA contains:
- the pheS gene encoding phenylalanine--tRNA ligase subunit alpha — protein MKEKLLSMHEKVKSDLEKVKTASELENIRINYLGKKGELTAILRQMGQLSAEERPVMGKIANEVRAKIEADIEEKKAKLSAFLIEQRLKSETIDVTMPGRVHAIGKKNPLTQVLDELYDIFLGMGFSIATGPEVEYTYYNFDALNIPSDHPSRDVADTFYITDKIVLRTQTSPVQIRTMENMKPPIKIIAPGRVYRSDAVDATHSPVFHQIEGLVVDKGVTMADLKGTLEVFAKSLYGDDTAVRFRPHNFPFTEPSAEMDIRCFACGGKGCSLCKNEGWIEILGSGMVHPNVLRNCGLDPEEYSGFAFGIGLERIVMRKYNINDLRLFYENDLRFLNQF, from the coding sequence ATGAAAGAAAAGCTTCTTAGCATGCATGAGAAGGTAAAAAGCGATCTTGAAAAAGTCAAGACCGCGTCCGAGCTTGAGAACATACGTATAAACTATCTCGGAAAAAAAGGAGAGCTTACGGCAATACTTCGCCAGATGGGACAGCTTTCCGCAGAGGAGCGCCCCGTTATGGGCAAGATAGCGAACGAAGTAAGAGCAAAGATCGAGGCCGATATCGAAGAAAAGAAGGCAAAGCTTTCGGCTTTTCTTATAGAGCAGCGCCTTAAGTCGGAGACCATAGACGTTACGATGCCGGGCCGCGTTCACGCTATAGGCAAAAAGAACCCGCTTACGCAGGTACTTGACGAGCTCTACGACATATTCCTCGGCATGGGCTTCTCGATAGCTACGGGGCCGGAAGTGGAATACACCTACTACAATTTTGACGCGCTCAATATTCCGTCCGACCACCCGTCGCGCGACGTGGCCGACACCTTCTATATTACGGATAAAATAGTACTTCGCACTCAGACTTCTCCCGTGCAGATACGCACGATGGAGAATATGAAGCCTCCTATAAAGATAATCGCTCCCGGACGCGTTTACCGCTCCGACGCGGTCGACGCCACGCATTCCCCCGTTTTCCATCAGATAGAAGGTCTCGTAGTTGACAAGGGAGTTACGATGGCCGACTTAAAGGGTACGCTCGAAGTTTTTGCAAAGTCGCTTTACGGCGACGATACGGCGGTGAGGTTCAGACCGCACAACTTCCCGTTCACCGAGCCTTCGGCCGAAATGGATATACGCTGCTTTGCCTGCGGCGGCAAGGGCTGCTCGCTTTGCAAGAACGAAGGCTGGATAGAGATCTTGGGCAGCGGCATGGTGCATCCCAATGTGCTTCGCAACTGCGGCCTTGACCCCGAAGAATACTCGGGATTCGCATTCGGCATAGGCCTTGAACGCATCGTTATGAGAAAATACAACATAAACGATCTGAGGCTTTTCTATGAGAACGATCTGAGATTCTTAAATCAGTTTTAA